One window of the Thermococcus sp. P6 genome contains the following:
- a CDS encoding ABC transporter permease, which yields MANLKKFLIRRLLTFIPTLIGVTLIVFLIAYVIPADVARAWAGGEKASQEYMEQIRREYHLDDPWYDQYWFLISGLARNSIVDPRTSNYVFDDIKERFPVTFELALVAFFFILIIGVPLGLISALKRNTWVDTIIRFFALTGVSMPVFWLGYLLIYLFFVKVRWITLAGFPAPPQHVITHIPMIDALLTGDFSTFSQHLHRLWLPGFTLGFMGSGVIARFVRNSFLEAINSDYVGFLKAKGVPKMGIYRHALKNAMVPIVTVLGLQFGGLLGGTPITETVFGLPGMGSYVIESIRNLDFPAVVAITTVFALIFLITNLVVDVLYALIDPRVRY from the coding sequence TTGGCCAACCTGAAGAAGTTCCTAATAAGAAGGCTCCTCACGTTCATACCCACACTGATTGGAGTCACGCTCATAGTTTTTCTGATCGCCTACGTTATTCCAGCTGACGTTGCCAGGGCATGGGCCGGCGGTGAGAAGGCCAGTCAGGAGTACATGGAGCAGATAAGGAGGGAATACCACCTCGACGACCCCTGGTACGATCAGTACTGGTTCCTCATCAGCGGACTTGCGAGGAACAGCATAGTGGATCCGAGAACCTCCAACTACGTCTTCGACGATATAAAGGAGAGATTTCCCGTAACCTTCGAACTGGCGCTGGTGGCTTTCTTTTTCATACTGATAATAGGCGTCCCGCTGGGCCTGATCTCCGCCCTCAAGCGCAACACTTGGGTGGATACAATTATAAGGTTCTTCGCGCTCACGGGCGTTTCCATGCCCGTCTTCTGGCTGGGTTACCTGCTCATATATCTGTTCTTCGTCAAAGTTCGCTGGATAACGCTCGCGGGTTTCCCGGCCCCTCCGCAGCACGTGATAACACACATCCCCATGATAGACGCCCTCCTTACTGGAGATTTCTCAACCTTCAGCCAGCACCTCCACAGGCTCTGGTTGCCCGGGTTCACCCTCGGTTTTATGGGATCGGGGGTTATAGCCAGGTTCGTCAGGAACAGCTTCCTTGAGGCCATAAACAGTGATTACGTGGGATTCCTCAAGGCCAAGGGGGTTCCGAAGATGGGCATCTACCGTCACGCACTCAAGAACGCGATGGTGCCAATAGTTACGGTCCTCGGCCTTCAGTTTGGGGGCCTCCTCGGCGGGACGCCCATTACCGAGACGGTCTTCGGCCTGCCCGGAATGGGCTCCTACGTCATAGAATCCATCAGGAACCTCGACTTCCCGGCGGTGGTGGCCATAACGACCGTCTTTGCCCTGATCTTCCTCATAACCAACCTGGTTGTAGACGTGCTGTACGCCCTCATAGACCCGAGGGTGAGGTACTGA
- a CDS encoding ABC transporter substrate-binding protein, with amino-acid sequence MGKVYVIETDKSVVVVGPKGSSPTVSIPSGKKVIRVEYEVDTANTPDVKTLMEQGQGFGAIDPAFFRDEHVDALIIAARRQTDPTIRTELFKAVYILGNKLVPEVILGQNRQLRVYWDWVKGRYYHPTLAERYDLLSEDKNAPSVKVGIKDYTNDPDTYVIATFGWPESFDPAMTYETFGWEIWHEIGDTLVTYWKENTEEVSPDLAVAWAHNEEGTEWYFLIRGGVNAYDPWNEKTYPIDATDVAFTFLRVERLGHSVSWMVNSFMDVNHSAALTEDEFDQYLKDHPLVAEFNGKSTQIKSLDELKQFFGYSGDTAGVFKLVLPAPYAPVLGVLADPFLSVVPMEYLLGDKYQEALEASNNGHDPSAWWNYLSEGKSDPTHQLMHDKPVGTGPFYVADYQKDAYIVLEYNPHYWNATSSPGHRRVIYVINSDAMARINLFKTGTADVVAIPPEKMDTVKGLELNGFKSIVQTDILQPILTFLVFNTQKEPFNDPLVREALAYAVPYDQISQLVYQGLLERNYGPIPKPWPGYTEEGIIKYTYDLAKAQQLLQKAGVDPTKYKIELIYNEGNTAREKIMTLLQNVWSQLGFQVTVNSYNWPTYLDKTEHGEYDVYVVGWVPDYLDSDNWVGPFLYGATSFKTLEVSVS; translated from the coding sequence ATGGGGAAGGTTTACGTCATAGAGACCGACAAAAGCGTCGTCGTGGTCGGACCCAAAGGCTCCAGTCCAACCGTAAGCATTCCCTCGGGCAAGAAGGTAATAAGGGTGGAATACGAGGTCGACACCGCCAACACTCCCGACGTCAAGACCCTGATGGAACAGGGGCAGGGGTTTGGTGCGATCGATCCGGCCTTCTTCCGTGACGAGCACGTGGATGCCCTCATCATAGCGGCGAGGCGCCAGACCGATCCGACGATAAGGACCGAGCTCTTCAAGGCGGTTTACATCCTCGGAAACAAGCTGGTTCCTGAGGTCATCCTCGGTCAGAACAGGCAGCTACGCGTTTACTGGGACTGGGTAAAGGGACGCTACTACCACCCGACCCTTGCAGAGCGCTACGATCTTCTCAGCGAGGACAAAAACGCTCCCTCCGTAAAGGTGGGAATCAAGGACTACACGAACGATCCGGACACGTACGTTATAGCCACCTTTGGCTGGCCTGAGAGCTTTGATCCCGCAATGACCTACGAGACCTTCGGATGGGAGATATGGCACGAGATAGGCGACACCCTCGTCACCTACTGGAAGGAGAACACGGAAGAGGTCAGCCCGGATCTGGCCGTAGCCTGGGCCCACAACGAGGAAGGCACGGAATGGTACTTCCTGATCCGCGGTGGTGTGAATGCCTACGACCCGTGGAACGAGAAGACCTACCCGATAGACGCCACGGATGTGGCCTTCACCTTCCTCCGTGTGGAGAGGCTTGGACACAGCGTCAGCTGGATGGTCAATTCCTTCATGGACGTTAACCACTCGGCGGCCCTGACGGAGGATGAGTTTGACCAGTACCTCAAGGACCACCCGCTCGTGGCCGAGTTCAACGGAAAGAGCACCCAGATCAAGAGCCTCGACGAGCTCAAGCAGTTCTTCGGTTACAGTGGGGACACCGCGGGAGTCTTTAAGCTCGTCCTTCCGGCTCCCTACGCCCCGGTACTTGGAGTACTCGCGGACCCGTTCCTCAGTGTCGTCCCGATGGAGTACCTCCTCGGCGACAAGTATCAGGAAGCACTCGAGGCGAGCAACAACGGGCACGACCCGAGCGCCTGGTGGAACTACCTTAGCGAGGGCAAGAGCGACCCGACCCACCAGCTCATGCACGACAAACCCGTTGGAACCGGACCGTTTTACGTTGCCGACTACCAGAAGGACGCCTACATAGTCCTCGAATACAACCCCCACTACTGGAACGCCACGTCCAGCCCGGGACACAGGAGGGTAATCTACGTCATCAACAGCGACGCCATGGCAAGGATCAACCTCTTCAAGACGGGAACGGCCGATGTCGTTGCCATACCGCCCGAGAAGATGGACACCGTCAAGGGACTCGAGCTCAACGGCTTCAAGTCGATCGTTCAGACGGACATCCTTCAGCCCATACTGACATTCCTCGTCTTCAACACGCAGAAGGAACCCTTCAACGACCCGCTCGTCAGGGAGGCCCTGGCCTACGCCGTTCCCTACGACCAGATATCCCAGCTCGTCTATCAGGGACTCCTTGAACGGAACTACGGGCCGATACCGAAGCCATGGCCCGGATACACCGAGGAGGGAATAATCAAGTACACGTACGACCTCGCCAAGGCCCAGCAACTTCTCCAGAAGGCCGGCGTCGATCCGACCAAGTACAAGATCGAGCTGATCTACAACGAGGGCAACACGGCACGTGAGAAGATAATGACCCTCCTCCAGAACGTCTGGAGCCAGCTCGGCTTCCAGGTAACGGTGAACAGCTACAACTGGCCCACCTACCTCGACAAGACCGAACACGGCGAGTACGACGTTTACGTCGTCGGCTGGGTTCCGGACTACCTCGACTCCGACAACTGGGTCGGACCGTTCCTCTACGGTGCCACGAGCTTCAAGACCCTTGAGGTAAGCGTGAGCTGA
- a CDS encoding Lrp/AsnC family transcriptional regulator, with the protein MVRAYVLLTVEIGKVESVIEEIKQIPGVRKADAVTGPYDAIVHLEAKDLGELTRKILHDIHNIDGVIDTTTAIVVEAEEE; encoded by the coding sequence ATGGTCAGGGCGTATGTTTTGTTGACCGTGGAGATTGGAAAGGTCGAGAGCGTTATAGAGGAGATCAAGCAGATCCCGGGCGTTAGAAAGGCCGATGCCGTTACGGGCCCCTACGATGCGATAGTCCATCTCGAGGCCAAGGACCTCGGAGAGCTGACGAGAAAGATACTCCATGACATACACAACATCGACGGCGTTATAGACACCACTACGGCCATAGTCGTGGAGGCGGAGGAAGAGTAA
- a CDS encoding signal recognition particle protein Srp19, whose protein sequence is MKKFVVWPNELDSRLSRRYGRQVGKEFAVEAPGIKEITDAAKSLGMKIIELDGSKLNPRLAGLDEEYRLKGMLRIGSKHPKGKSLRMLGQKIREIRKTRTKTKGRKRHRSGGKKR, encoded by the coding sequence ATGAAGAAGTTCGTGGTGTGGCCGAACGAACTGGATTCCCGGCTCAGCAGAAGGTACGGCAGGCAGGTGGGGAAGGAGTTTGCGGTTGAGGCTCCCGGAATCAAGGAGATAACGGATGCGGCAAAATCTCTGGGGATGAAGATAATCGAGCTTGACGGCTCAAAGCTCAATCCGCGCCTGGCCGGTCTCGATGAGGAGTACCGCCTGAAGGGAATGCTCAGGATCGGGAGCAAACATCCAAAGGGAAAAAGCCTGAGAATGCTGGGACAGAAGATCAGGGAAATCAGAAAAACCCGGACTAAGACAAAGGGCAGGAAGAGGCACAGATCCGGCGGGAAAAAGAGGTGA
- a CDS encoding DUF257 family protein: MRTSLLENCLFEKIRRGDNVIIEYGSSYPVEMFSWGFLVPALVERNGITVVDFFGVGSILFRNYVRKVSGSEYSRIIEFLKKIKVIKVGPGTVGYGEVIDERIPVYDPQTFLREYYAIVNRITRFPMKPGYLVTFGLSHYVHFGGDKAVKSLITGLTTIPMEDWVSVHLLNVDVLEPTHLAMLEEMAPVVFQLSDEGVTLKKGCDTFDPEG; encoded by the coding sequence ATGAGAACGTCCCTCTTGGAGAACTGCCTCTTCGAAAAGATCAGGAGGGGGGATAACGTTATAATCGAGTACGGATCGAGCTACCCCGTGGAAATGTTCTCCTGGGGTTTCCTCGTCCCGGCCCTTGTAGAGCGGAACGGGATTACGGTGGTGGATTTCTTCGGCGTTGGCAGTATCCTTTTCAGGAATTACGTAAGGAAGGTCTCCGGCAGTGAGTACTCCCGTATAATAGAGTTCCTGAAGAAGATAAAGGTCATTAAGGTGGGACCCGGCACCGTTGGTTATGGGGAAGTCATAGATGAGAGGATTCCGGTCTACGACCCCCAGACGTTCCTCAGGGAGTACTACGCCATCGTTAACAGGATAACGCGTTTCCCGATGAAGCCCGGGTACTTGGTAACCTTCGGTCTATCGCACTACGTCCACTTCGGAGGGGACAAGGCGGTAAAGAGCCTTATAACGGGTTTAACCACGATTCCAATGGAGGACTGGGTGAGCGTACACCTCCTCAACGTGGACGTGCTGGAGCCGACGCATCTTGCCATGCTGGAGGAGATGGCACCCGTGGTCTTCCAGCTGTCGGATGAAGGAGTAACGCTAAAGAAGGGGTGTGATACCTTTGATCCGGAAGGGTGA
- a CDS encoding tRNA (adenine-N1)-methyltransferase: MIRKGDRVLLIDRRGKRYLVTVSEDEFHTDLGVLRLGELIGRDYGSSIVSHKGEEFRVLKPDVNDIVAKMRRGPQIVHPKDAGIIIAYAGISSGDTVVEAGVGSGALTIFLANVVGPTGRIIGYEIREDHAEIARRNVELAGFSDRVEIKIGNIYEGIEERADHIVLDLPRPENVLPHAVESLRPGGYFVAYTPCMNQVHRFFRAFEEYRKEFYKPRVVEVLVREHEVKEECMRPKTRMLAHTGYITFLRKV; the protein is encoded by the coding sequence TTGATCCGGAAGGGTGACAGGGTTCTCCTGATCGACAGGAGGGGGAAGAGATACCTCGTAACCGTCTCCGAGGATGAGTTCCACACGGATCTGGGGGTGCTTCGGCTCGGCGAGCTCATCGGAAGGGACTACGGGAGCTCGATAGTCAGCCACAAAGGGGAGGAGTTCAGGGTTCTGAAGCCGGATGTTAACGACATCGTGGCCAAAATGCGACGTGGACCTCAGATCGTTCACCCGAAGGACGCCGGTATAATCATCGCCTACGCGGGCATATCCTCAGGGGACACCGTCGTGGAAGCGGGGGTGGGAAGCGGTGCGCTCACGATATTCCTGGCCAACGTCGTGGGACCGACCGGAAGGATCATCGGCTACGAGATCAGGGAGGACCACGCCGAAATAGCCAGAAGGAACGTAGAACTCGCCGGTTTCTCCGATAGGGTTGAGATAAAGATCGGAAACATCTACGAGGGCATAGAGGAGAGAGCCGATCACATCGTCCTCGACCTGCCCCGGCCGGAGAACGTTCTACCGCACGCCGTGGAGTCCCTGAGGCCCGGAGGTTACTTCGTCGCCTACACGCCGTGCATGAATCAGGTTCACCGCTTTTTCAGGGCCTTTGAGGAGTACAGGAAGGAGTTCTACAAGCCAAGGGTCGTGGAAGTTCTCGTCAGGGAGCACGAGGTAAAGGAGGAATGTATGAGGCCGAAGACGAGGATGCTCGCCCATACGGGCTACATAACGTTCCTGCGGAAGGTTTGA
- a CDS encoding sulfide/dihydroorotate dehydrogenase-like FAD/NAD-binding protein, producing MYRILEKKEIGMRHVRFKVHAPHVARKVQPGQFVIVRAFKNGERIPLTPVAWDREEGWITLTVFVRGKTTMRMATELKEGDEILNVAGPLGNPVEMKRFGRVLAIGAYAGIVEVYPIARAWQELGNDVTTLHATFEPMVVMKEEFERAVGRHILEPVPIDMNKSFPENMKDVTRKLTEKVRELLEKEHFDLVLMVGPAGDQKAVFEVVREFGIPMHVDLHPIMVDGTGMCGSCRVTVGGEVKFACIDGPGFDAYKVAWDELIARVGYYTDMERRAMEEYMKALQGGGE from the coding sequence GTGTACAGGATCCTCGAAAAAAAGGAGATAGGCATGAGGCACGTGCGGTTTAAGGTTCACGCTCCCCACGTGGCCAGAAAAGTCCAGCCCGGACAGTTCGTTATCGTAAGGGCCTTTAAGAACGGTGAAAGGATCCCTCTAACGCCGGTGGCGTGGGACAGGGAGGAGGGGTGGATAACCCTCACCGTTTTCGTCCGTGGGAAGACGACCATGAGAATGGCCACCGAACTGAAGGAGGGCGATGAGATACTCAACGTTGCCGGCCCGCTTGGAAACCCTGTGGAGATGAAGCGCTTCGGCAGGGTGCTGGCGATTGGAGCCTACGCAGGGATAGTGGAGGTTTATCCCATAGCCAGGGCATGGCAGGAGCTTGGAAACGACGTTACAACGCTTCACGCGACCTTCGAGCCCATGGTTGTAATGAAGGAGGAGTTCGAGAGAGCGGTCGGCAGGCACATCCTCGAGCCCGTTCCGATCGATATGAACAAAAGTTTCCCCGAGAACATGAAGGACGTAACCAGAAAGCTCACGGAGAAGGTGCGCGAGCTGCTGGAGAAGGAGCACTTTGACCTCGTCCTCATGGTGGGTCCCGCCGGGGACCAGAAGGCCGTGTTCGAGGTCGTCAGGGAGTTCGGAATCCCCATGCATGTAGACCTGCACCCGATAATGGTTGACGGAACCGGGATGTGCGGTTCGTGCCGTGTGACCGTTGGCGGTGAGGTAAAATTCGCCTGCATAGACGGGCCGGGGTTTGACGCTTACAAGGTCGCATGGGACGAGCTGATAGCGAGGGTCGGTTACTACACCGATATGGAGAGGAGGGCAATGGAGGAGTACATGAAGGCCCTCCAAGGAGGTGGTGAATGA
- the gltA gene encoding NADPH-dependent glutamate synthase: protein MATKRKLIKVRVPTRERPVEERIHDFKEVNLGYDFVTALQEAERCLQCPPDYAPCIKGCPVHINIPGFIGKLLQHRDDPDRAVKEALNVIWACNTLPATTGRVCPQEDQCEKNCVMGKVGDKINIGKLERFVADYAREKNIDEELLLEIVPKIEKKPQKVAIVGAGPAGLTAAGELAKMGYGVTIYEALHEPGGVLIYGIPEFRLPKDIVEKELDKLKKLGVKILTDHVVGSTVTIEELLREYDAVFIASGAGTPRLVNAPGVNLNGIYTANEFLTRVNLMKAYRFPEYDTPVKVGKRVIVIGAGNTAMDAARSARRFGVEVIVAYRRGEEDVSARVEEFEHAKEEGVKFEFFLNPVEFLGDEKGNLRAVKFERMRPLEERDARGKRKIVGTGEYVTIEAETVIIAIGKHPNRLIVNTPGLKVERGRIVVDENLMTSIPGVFAGGDAIRGEATVILAMGDGRRAAKAIHEYLTNRAKNN from the coding sequence ATGGCTACTAAGAGGAAGCTGATCAAGGTTCGCGTTCCCACGAGGGAACGACCGGTGGAGGAAAGAATCCACGACTTCAAGGAAGTTAACCTCGGTTACGACTTCGTCACGGCCTTACAGGAGGCCGAGCGCTGCCTCCAGTGCCCGCCAGACTACGCACCCTGCATAAAGGGCTGCCCTGTCCACATAAACATCCCCGGCTTCATAGGCAAACTCCTTCAGCACCGTGACGACCCTGACAGGGCGGTAAAAGAAGCCCTGAACGTTATCTGGGCGTGCAATACACTGCCTGCGACAACCGGAAGGGTCTGCCCGCAGGAAGACCAGTGCGAGAAGAACTGCGTGATGGGCAAGGTCGGTGACAAGATCAACATCGGGAAGCTCGAAAGGTTCGTGGCTGACTACGCCCGCGAGAAGAACATTGACGAGGAGCTCCTCCTTGAGATAGTTCCAAAAATCGAGAAAAAACCCCAGAAGGTGGCCATCGTGGGCGCCGGGCCTGCGGGCCTGACGGCTGCAGGCGAGCTCGCGAAGATGGGCTACGGCGTCACGATCTACGAGGCCCTTCACGAGCCGGGAGGAGTTTTGATCTACGGAATACCCGAGTTCAGGCTGCCCAAGGACATCGTTGAGAAGGAACTCGACAAGCTCAAGAAACTCGGCGTTAAAATCCTGACGGATCACGTTGTCGGGAGCACGGTCACGATAGAAGAGCTCCTCCGGGAGTACGATGCGGTCTTCATAGCCAGCGGCGCGGGAACACCAAGACTTGTGAACGCCCCGGGGGTCAACCTCAACGGCATTTACACGGCCAACGAGTTCCTCACGAGGGTTAACCTGATGAAGGCCTACAGGTTCCCGGAGTACGATACCCCCGTCAAAGTCGGGAAGAGGGTCATCGTCATCGGCGCTGGGAACACCGCGATGGACGCCGCGCGTTCGGCAAGGCGCTTCGGCGTTGAAGTCATCGTGGCCTACAGGCGCGGTGAGGAGGACGTCTCGGCCAGGGTGGAGGAGTTCGAGCACGCCAAGGAGGAGGGCGTAAAGTTCGAGTTCTTCCTCAACCCGGTGGAGTTCCTCGGGGATGAGAAGGGCAACCTCAGGGCCGTGAAGTTCGAGAGGATGAGGCCCCTCGAGGAGAGGGACGCCAGGGGCAAGAGGAAAATCGTGGGCACGGGCGAGTACGTTACCATCGAGGCGGAGACGGTGATAATAGCGATCGGGAAGCATCCGAACAGGCTGATCGTTAACACGCCGGGGTTGAAGGTTGAGCGCGGGAGGATCGTGGTGGATGAGAACCTGATGACCAGCATTCCGGGTGTCTTTGCGGGCGGTGACGCCATCCGTGGTGAGGCCACGGTGATCCTTGCCATGGGTGATGGCAGGAGGGCCGCTAAGGCGATCCACGAGTACCTCACAAACCGGGCCAAGAACAACTAA
- a CDS encoding SDR family NAD(P)-dependent oxidoreductase: MKFRESLSGLISLKGKRTLITGAASGIGRATALRFAEANSDLELVDINESGLEETRRLVEEFGVEVNTRRVDLSKKAEIDALWKILRDKEPDILVNNAGVYWFRDFTEVDEGFYEKIMAINLHSVFWMCQNFVRARKERGGVIVNVSSIEAFLPFAPALAHYDTAKLGMVALTRAIAREYGKKIRANVIVPGGIDTEGVRRLKKEAIMKFDMQKIGISFNFNARLPMGRFGEPDEVARVVLFLASDMASYVNGAVIPVDGGFLST, translated from the coding sequence ATGAAATTTCGAGAAAGTCTTTCCGGGCTGATATCCCTTAAGGGAAAGCGCACCCTCATAACCGGAGCCGCTTCTGGAATAGGGCGTGCAACCGCCCTTCGCTTCGCCGAGGCAAACTCGGATCTTGAGCTTGTTGACATAAACGAATCAGGGCTTGAGGAGACGCGCAGGCTTGTTGAAGAATTTGGTGTGGAGGTCAATACCCGCCGTGTTGACCTTTCAAAGAAGGCGGAGATTGACGCGCTCTGGAAAATCTTAAGGGACAAAGAACCCGACATACTGGTAAACAATGCCGGGGTCTACTGGTTCAGGGATTTTACAGAGGTTGATGAGGGCTTTTACGAAAAAATCATGGCCATAAACCTCCACTCCGTGTTCTGGATGTGCCAGAACTTCGTCAGGGCAAGAAAAGAGAGGGGAGGGGTCATTGTAAACGTGAGCTCGATAGAGGCTTTTCTGCCCTTTGCCCCGGCTCTCGCACACTACGACACCGCGAAGCTCGGGATGGTGGCCCTAACCAGAGCGATAGCACGCGAATACGGGAAGAAAATCCGGGCGAACGTCATAGTGCCCGGAGGAATAGACACTGAGGGCGTGAGGAGGCTCAAAAAAGAGGCAATAATGAAGTTCGATATGCAAAAGATAGGCATATCCTTTAACTTCAATGCCAGACTGCCGATGGGACGCTTTGGAGAACCGGATGAAGTTGCCCGGGTGGTGCTCTTCCTGGCCAGTGATATGGCAAGCTACGTTAACGGCGCCGTTATACCCGTTGACGGGGGCTTTCTTTCAACGTAG
- a CDS encoding nicotinate phosphoribosyltransferase, translated as MRDFYIAHEEDIKAGKTTDVYFIRTKKILEAKGIRRKVFADVTTTSLPHGWKWGVLAGVEEVAKLLEGLPVNVYAMPEGTIFHPYEPVLQIEGFYDDFGIYETALLGMLSQASGIATAALRTKIAAGFKPVYSFGIRHMHPAIAPMVDRSAFIGGCDGVSGVLGAEMMGERPVGTMPHALILVVGDQVRAWKYYDETVEGEVPRTALVDTLCDEKFEALMAAEALGKRLNAIRLDTPSSRRGNFRRIIEEVRWELDLRGYEWVKILVSGGLDEESIGEIVDLADAFGVGGSIASAKPVDFSLDIVEVEGKPMTKRGKLSGRKQIYRCENGHYHRVPADKKLEKCPVCGGRVEPLLKPLIENGEIVAELPKARDIREYVLEQAKRFELGLE; from the coding sequence ATGAGGGATTTTTACATTGCCCACGAAGAGGATATCAAAGCCGGAAAAACCACCGACGTTTACTTCATAAGAACAAAAAAGATACTCGAGGCAAAAGGCATCCGCAGGAAGGTTTTTGCAGATGTTACAACGACTTCCCTTCCACACGGCTGGAAATGGGGAGTTCTGGCCGGAGTTGAGGAGGTTGCAAAGCTCCTTGAAGGGTTACCGGTTAACGTTTACGCCATGCCCGAGGGGACCATCTTCCATCCCTACGAGCCGGTTCTCCAGATAGAGGGCTTTTACGATGACTTCGGGATTTATGAGACCGCTTTACTCGGAATGCTCAGTCAGGCGAGCGGCATAGCAACGGCAGCCCTCAGGACCAAGATAGCGGCCGGCTTCAAACCGGTGTACTCCTTTGGAATAAGGCACATGCACCCGGCGATAGCCCCGATGGTGGACCGCTCGGCATTCATAGGCGGCTGCGACGGCGTTTCAGGGGTTCTGGGCGCGGAGATGATGGGAGAAAGACCCGTCGGGACGATGCCCCACGCACTGATTCTCGTTGTGGGCGACCAGGTGAGGGCGTGGAAGTACTACGACGAGACCGTGGAGGGAGAGGTGCCGAGGACCGCCCTCGTTGATACGCTGTGCGACGAGAAGTTCGAGGCTTTGATGGCGGCGGAGGCACTCGGCAAGAGGCTCAACGCGATAAGACTCGACACGCCGAGCTCAAGGAGGGGCAACTTCAGAAGGATCATCGAGGAAGTCCGCTGGGAGCTCGATTTAAGGGGCTACGAATGGGTTAAGATCCTCGTGAGCGGCGGGCTGGACGAGGAGAGCATAGGGGAAATCGTCGACTTAGCTGATGCCTTCGGTGTCGGTGGGAGCATAGCGTCGGCAAAGCCCGTGGATTTTTCCCTCGATATAGTGGAGGTAGAAGGGAAGCCGATGACCAAGCGCGGGAAGCTGAGCGGGAGGAAGCAGATTTACCGTTGCGAGAATGGGCATTACCACAGGGTCCCCGCGGATAAGAAGCTTGAAAAATGCCCCGTCTGCGGCGGAAGGGTCGAACCGCTCCTGAAACCCCTGATAGAAAACGGGGAGATAGTGGCCGAACTACCGAAGGCGAGGGATATACGGGAGTACGTTCTGGAGCAGGCGAAGAGGTTCGAACTCGGCCTTGAATAG
- a CDS encoding ferredoxin has translation MAWKVRVDQDVCIGDAICASLCPDVFEMNDEGKSTPIVDVIEDEELYNCATEAAEACPVSCIYIEEA, from the coding sequence ATGGCGTGGAAGGTTAGGGTTGACCAGGACGTTTGCATTGGAGATGCCATCTGTGCAAGCCTCTGCCCGGATGTCTTCGAGATGAACGACGAAGGCAAGAGCACCCCGATAGTTGACGTTATTGAAGACGAGGAGCTCTACAACTGTGCTACCGAGGCCGCAGAGGCCTGCCCGGTCAGCTGCATTTACATCGAAGAGGCCTGA
- a CDS encoding metal-sulfur cluster assembly factor, whose product MVTEEEVKVLVRKIVDEKFVKSVEVDESGNVTVTLAKDTPNVDDVLIKLHSEIGKLEGVGMITVNRERETTGNGENVQLTKETVLEKLKEVIDPEIGGDVVNLGLIYEVKVRPDNTVYVKMTMTTPGCPLTMWILRAVEDKILEIPGVKDAEIELTFDPPWTPDRISEEYRKKLGIF is encoded by the coding sequence ATGGTTACGGAAGAAGAGGTTAAAGTGCTCGTTCGGAAGATCGTTGATGAGAAGTTCGTAAAGTCCGTTGAGGTTGATGAGTCGGGCAACGTCACCGTCACACTCGCAAAGGATACACCCAACGTTGACGACGTTCTCATAAAACTCCATTCGGAGATAGGAAAGCTCGAAGGTGTGGGGATGATAACCGTAAACCGGGAGAGGGAAACCACCGGCAACGGGGAGAACGTCCAGCTCACGAAGGAAACCGTTCTGGAAAAGCTCAAGGAAGTGATAGATCCGGAGATAGGTGGTGACGTTGTGAACCTCGGGCTGATCTACGAGGTTAAGGTAAGGCCCGACAACACGGTTTACGTTAAGATGACGATGACGACTCCCGGTTGTCCCCTGACGATGTGGATCCTCAGGGCAGTGGAGGATAAGATCCTCGAGATACCGGGCGTTAAGGACGCCGAGATAGAGCTAACCTTTGACCCGCCCTGGACCCCGGATAGGATAAGCGAGGAGTACCGGAAGAAGCTGGGGATTTTTTGA